The Acinetobacter lwoffii genomic sequence GAATCGACTGCACCACGATTACGCATGGCATCCTTGTTGAGCAGGCTGTTTTTATCATTCGGGTTATACGATGGCCATGATGATAGCGCCAGAATTTCACCGGTTTTGACATCAACAGCGATCGCAGTCGCTGAACGGGCATTATTGGCGACACCGGCCGCGGTCAGCTCACGGTACATAATATATTGCAAACGCGAGTCGATACTTAAGGTAATGTTTTCGCCCGGTTCAACCTCTTTAATCACTTCCGGTTCTTTGACCCGGTTGCCTTTTTTATCGCGAATGATCTGCTGTTCGCCATCTTTTCCGGAAAGACGGCTATTCAGCTGCATTTCTAGACCTTCAATGCCGCTGCCTTCGCTATTGGTCAGGCCAATAATCTGAGAGTTCGGCTGTGGCTGCGGATAATAACGTTTATAGTTTTTCTCAGTATATACGCCCTGAAAATTACGCTTCATGATCAGTTCGGCCTGTTGTGGCGGAACTTCTTTTTTCAGGATCAGATAACGTGAACGCGGACGTTCTTGCATTTTTTTACGCAGTTCTGCCCGATCCATACCGACTGCATCAGCCAGCTCATCCAGATTCAGGTTTTTATCCGGTAACTGACGTTTCAGTTTGCGGCTATTCGGCTCTTTTTCCAGCGCCAGCATGGTTTCATCATAAAGTTTTTTATTGTCAAAATAATCACGTGGATCAATCACAATTTTCATGATCGGGGTACTGATCGCCAATGGAATACCATTACGATCATAAATCACGCCACGCATCGCCTTGATGGTATTGGTTCTTAAAATATTGGCATTGGCTTTATTTTGCAAAAAATCTTTATTAATAATCTGTACATAGAAAGCACGGCAAATCAGTGTCACAAAACACAGCAGCACCACCGCCCACATGATGTAAAAACGATTGATATAAACATTTGAGGCATTTTTGTCGGTGACCGATTGTTTTTTACGTACCGGTTGCTTCTTTCTCTTGTCTACCATGTCGGAACGCTAGCCTTATTTTTTCTCATCTGAAGTTTGTGGTAAGGAAATCACGACACTTTGTGAAACCGGAGGTGAATACATACGCAGCTGTGTCACTGCACGCGTACCGATCTGTGCCGTCGCGCCAAAAGTTTGCTGCTCAATCAGCAAACGCCCCCACTCTGCATTCAGGTCATCCCTTTCACGCAGATAGGTACTCAGCTTTCTGTTATCCTGACGGTATTCAAATACCTGAAATACCACAAATACTGCACTGATGAAGACCATCAATATCAGCATGAGATAGATTGTAACTTTTTTCAGCCACAATTTTTCTGTTTTTTTATCAACCACTTCCGTTTTCATGATCTGCCTATTAAGCTAAACGTTCTGCTACCCGGAGCCATGCACTACGTGAACGAGGATTGGCTTTGACCTCCTCATCACTGGCTTTAACACGAGAAACTTTCTTTAAACGTCGCGTATCTTTCTGTTGTTGTGGCATTCCCCAGCCTGAATCCTCTTCAAGCGTTGACTCTTTTTGAATAAATTGTTTAATCAAACGGTCTTCCAGTGAATGGAAGCTAATCACCGCCAAACGTGCTTCAGGTTTCAAGATTTCAACGGCCTGAGGCAAGAAGATTTCAATATCTTCTAATTCCTTATTAATAGCAATACGAATTGCCTGGAAAGTACGGGTCGCAGCATGCTTATTTTTTTCCCATTTCGGGTGCGCTACTTTTACAATCTCAGCCAGCTTTGCCGTGGTATCAATATATCCGGCAGCTTTAATCGCTTTGGCAATACGGCGACTATAACGCTCTTCACCATATTTAAAAATGATATTCGCCAGTGCTTCTTCTTCAATCTGGGTCAGCCATTCTGCTGCAGTTGGACCTTGCGAGTTATCCATGCGCATATCCAGCGGGCCATCTTTCATAAAACTGAAACCACGTTCAGCCTGATCCAGCTGCGGTGAAGAAACACCAAGATCCGCCATCACCCCATCGACCTGTTCAATGCCCAACTCAGCCAATGCATCTTTCAGATCAGCAAAGCTGGCATGAATAATTTTAAAACGTGAATCTTCTTGTTCGAGTTCAGCCGCCACCGCCAGTGCCTGTGGATCTTTATCAAAGGCATAAACGCGTGCATGTTCATCTAATTTGGACAGCAATAAACGCGTATGTCCACCACGACCAAAGGTCCCATCCACATAAGTTCCCGTATTGCGACCCGCCAACAAGGCATCAATCGTTTCGTGAAGTAATACAGAAATATGTGACATAAAAACTCAATCAATAGGGGGAAAAATTTAACTGCACATTATCACCCTGTTTAGGCAAAGCTCCAAACGACTTTTTGTAGATAAATATTAATTTCCATAGAGAAAACCGTTTTAGCATTTTTCTCATACAAAAAAGCCTCCAGTTTCGGAGGCTTTTTCCAACCAAGATGACTTCGCAGATCAATTAACGTTTGCTGTTATAAATCTGGTCGAAAATTGCACCATTCACAAAATGGGTTTTCTGTGCATTGGCCCAACCACCAAAGACTTCATCAATGGTAAAGGTTTTGATTTTTGGGAACTGTGCCGAATATTTGGCTAATACTTTTTCATTACGTGGACGATAGAAATGTTTAGCTGCCATTTCCTGACCCAATGGTGAATACAGGTAATTGATATAACCAGTTGCCAACCATTTATTGCCATTTTTCTCTACTGTACGATCCACAATCGCCACTGATGGTTCAGTCAAAATCGTAATCGATGGATAAACGATATCAAACTTGTCTTTGCCCAAGGTTTTTTGCGTTACTAAAGCTTCATTTTCCCAAGTCAGCAATACATCGCCAATCCCACGCTCGGCAAAAGTGGTCATTGAAGCACGTGCAGCAGAATCCATCACTTTCACGTTCTTATAAAGCTTGCCCACAAATTCCTGTGCTTTGGCTTTATTACCGCCTGGCTGTTTCTCGGCATAACCCCATGCAGACAGATACACCCAACGCGGCAAACCACCCGTTTTTGGGTTCGGCGTAATAATTTGCACGCCTGGTTTGGTTAAGTCATTCCAGTCCTTGATGCCTTTCGGATTGCCTTTACGTACCATGAATACGATCGTCGAGGTATAAGGTGCGGAGTTGTGTGGGAATTCCTTTTGCCAGCCTGGCTGAATCTGACCAGATTTCACAATTTCTTCGATGTCATTGGCCAGCGCCAAAGTCACCACATCACCTTTCAAGCCATCGACCACAGAACGTGCCTGTTTGCCCGAACCGCCATGTGACTGCTTGAAATTCACATCCAGACCGGTGCGGTTTTTCCAGTAAGCCCCAAATGATTTGTTAAATTCATCATAGAACTCACGCGTAGCATCATAGGATACATTTAGAAACTGACGGTCTGCTGCTTGTGAAGCAGTCGCGGTCATGCCTAAACCAGTCGCCAATAAGGCAGCACTAAATAACGATTTTAATTGAGTTTTCATGGCAGCACGGAGTTTATCTTCATTAGATATAACTATATGAAATAAAATCATTTATCGCAATTCACCCTACAACATCACAACACGATAAAATAAAAGGTTTTTCTGTATTAATATTTTGTTTTTAAAAGGAAAATACTATTTATTATTCTACTTATATCTAATATATAGAATTTTATGCATTAGATATAAAGAAAATGGATAACACTTTAGCCATTTTCTTTATTGTATTTAGACTACCGCTCACTTATCTTTTTTCATTGTAAATCTGGTCATAAATCGCCCCATTCACAAAATGTGTTTTTTGCGCTTTGGCCCAACCACCAAAGACTTTATCAATGGTAAAGGTCTGGATTTTCGGAAACTGGTCTGAATATTTGGCAGCCACTTTGGCGTCCCGCGGACGGAAGAAATATTTCGCAGCAAGCTCCTGCCCTTTCGGTGAATACAAATAGTTCAAATAACCTTTGGCCAGATGGGTATTGCCATTTTTATTCACGTTTTTATCGACAATCGCTACTGATGGCTCGGCCAGAATGGAAATCGATGGATAGACGATATCGTATTTGTCTTTACCCAGCCCTTGCATCGCCAGCAAGGCTTCATTTTCCCAGGATAAAAGCACATCGCCAATGCCGCGCTCGGCAAACGTCGTCAGTGAACCACGAGCACCGGAGTCGAGCACTTTGACATTTTGATAAAGTTTTTTCACCAGCTCTTTGGCTTTCGCATCATTCCCGCCAGGCTGTTTCAGCGCATAACCCCAAGCAGACAGGTAGATCCAACGCGGTGCGCCACCGGTTTTTGGGTTTGGGGTAATAATGTCCACACCCGCTTTGGTCAGATCATTCCAGTCTTTGATTTGCTTTGGATTCCCTTTACGCACCAAGAATACAATCGTAGAGGTATAAGGTGCCGAATTACTCGGAAACTCTTTTTGCCAGTCTTTCTCGATTAAACCTGCATTGACGATTTCTTCGATATCATTGGCCAAGGCCAAGGTTACGACATCGGCCTGCAAACCATCGACCACCGAACGTGCCTGCTTGCCTGAACCGCCATGCGACTGTTTAAAATTAACCGTTTGTCCGGTTTTCTGCTTCCAAAATTTGCCAAATTCTTCGTTATATTCCTGATAAAATTCACGGGTCGGGTCATAAGAGACATTCAGGAAATCTTTGGCAATGGAATTCTGTACTGCTGTTCCCACTAAAATTGTCAAGATTGCGGATGCTATTATTTTTTTCATTTGATGTAACTCATTGTTTATATGACCTGCACTATACAAATCAAAAATAAACATAACAATCATATGTTTATAACAATATCTACAATCTATTTATGATTTTGAGATATCTTCTAACAATTAAATTCGGATACATATTCTGCTAGAAAAGTAATCTTCTGCTACAATATAAGACAGTTCTTCACGTTCTCTTCACAGTTGTCTGTTAAAAATAGGCCACCAAAACAGGAAATTACGATTTTTGGTAATTTTCCACAGAGTTATATTATTTCTTTTGTAAAAAATGTGACTTGGTTCTACTTCTTTATGATCAACTGTGATTAAATTGTAGACAGAGTATTAAAAAAACATTTTTAACAAAATAAAACCAACCAGCAGTAAGGAGGAAGTTTGGATATGAAATTTACATTATTCACAGCCAGCATCCTAAGCCTGATTATGTTGTTCTCGATTCAACTCGGTCATGCCGTTGTTGTGAAGACAGATTTGCCGAAGCCTACAGTAAGCACTGTTGAAAGTAAGACTTCGCCGATTGAAAAAGCGATTCAGCAACAAAAAACTGAAAAAACACTTCAAACAGAAGATAATCTAAAAGTCTTGACTGCATTTAAAGTCGCACCTTCGCAAAATTTCTTTGCAGAACAGAATTACCGCTTCACCCGCTTTGTCCAAAGTATTTTTTCGAGCGCTCATTCTTAATCAGCCTCAACAGCGCTGAATATTCCCGGATTTAAAAGCCACATCATTCAATGTTGAATAAAGCATTAAGTGATGTGGCTTTTTCGCTATAATAGCTGCAATTTTATATCTAAGATTAGATCCGGCTATGACTGTTCGTACTCGTATTGCACCTTCTCCTACTGGTTTTCCGCATGTAGGTACTGCCTATATCGCCTTGTTTAACTTATGTTTTGCTAAACAGCATGGTGGTGAATTCATTCTTCGTATTGAAGATACTGACCAACTGCGCTCAACGCCTGAATCTGAAAAAATGATCCTGGATTCATTGCGCTGGTTGGGTCTGAACTGGTCTGAAGGTCCTGATGTCGGTGGCCCGCATGCGCCGTATCGCCAGTCAGAACGTATGGATATCTATAAAAATTATGCCTTGGAACTGGTAGAGAAAGGTCATGCTTTCTACTGTTTCGCAACTGCTGAAGAACTGGATCAAATGCGTGCAGAACAGCAGGCACGTGGTGAGTCGCCACGTTATGACGGTCGCGGTCTGAATCTCACTCAAGAAGAAGTTGAGCGCCGTTTGGCCGCTGGCGAACCACACGTCATCCGTATGAAAGTACCAACTGAAGGCGTATGTAAATTCAATGACATGCTACGTGGTGAAGTCGAAATTCCATGGACGCAAGTAGACATGCAAATCCTGCTGAAAACCGATGGCCTACCAACCTACCACTTGGCTAACGTAGTAGATGACCATTTGATGCAAATCACCCACGTAATTCGTGGTGAAGAATGGATTCCATCTGCGCCGAAACATCAGTTGCTGTATCAATATTTTGGTTGGGAAATGCCGATACTATGCCACATGCCACTGCTGCGTAACCCGGATAAATCTAAGCTGTCTAAACGTAAAAACCCGACCTCAATTAACTATTACAGAGACATCGGTGTACTGCCTGAAGCCTTGTTGAACTACTTGGGTCGTATGGGCTGGTCAATGCCAGATGAAAGTGAAAAATTCACTCTGGCTGAAATGATTGAGCATTTTGATATCAAACGTGTATCCCTCGGTGGTCCGATCTTTGATGTTGAGAAATTGAACTGGTTAAATGGTCAATGGATCAAGGCACTCAGCCCGGCTGAATTACTTGACACCTTATTGGCCTGGAAAGCAGACCGCGCAAAACTGGAAGAAATTGCAGCTGCGATTCAACCGCGTATTAACCTGCTGTCTGAAGCTGTGAACTGGTCTGCACATTATTTCAACCATTTCCCGACCCTGTCTAAAGAACAGTTTGAAAGCAAGAAACTGTCGGATGAACAGGTACGTCAAAGTCTTCAATTCGCAATTTGGCGTTTAGAAAGCCTGTTTACTTGGAATAACGACACGGTGAGCCAGACCTTGATGGACTTGGCGACACAGATGGAAATCAAGCTACGTGATTTCATGCCTGCGTTCTTTATTGCGATCGCCGGTTCGACTGCGTCTACACCAGTGATGCAAACGATGGTGACCATTGGTCCGGATCTAACCTTTGCACGTTTACGTCATGCACTGGAAATTGTCGGTGGTCCAAGCAAAAAAGAGCTGAAAGTCTGGGAAAAACTCAATGAAAGCTTAAAGTTGCCGAAAAATGAAGCAGTTGATCAAGCTTAATTAATTTTTGTGTTGACGTGTGAGCGCGATATCCCTAATATAGCGCTCACACAGACTGGGGTCATAGCTCAGTTGGTAGAGCGCTACAATGGCATTGTAGAGGTCAGGAGTTCGATCCTCCTTGACTCCACCAAATCAAGTCTTGCTTTAGCTGTGTTATTTGCCTCAATTGTCCCTATCGTCTAGAGGCCTAGGACATCGCCCTTTCACGGCGGTAACCGGGGTTCGAATCCCCGTAGGGACGCCATATTCAAGATGACCATAATATATTATGGTCATCTTATAAAAAACCCAAGCATTGCGACTTGGGTTTTTTATTGCCTGTATATTTTATGTTGGGCAATATTTCGGTTTCTTCGCATCTTCCGATAAAATAATCAGTAATTTAGAATTTTGGAGTTGTAATGCAATATCGTTGCCCTAAGTGTCAAAGCCCGAAAATCATGCCAGTGGCCCAGCCAGGTCAAGCAGCTCCACGTCCAGTGGTTCCTAAAAGCTTAATGTTTCTGGTCCCTACCCTGTTCCTGTTGTTATTGCTGGTGATTATTAGTATCGCGATGTGGATTTTTGGCGATGGTGCAGGTACCACTTTACAGACTGCGACTGTGATCGTCTTTATTCTTTCTTTGATCGCAGGCTTTATGTTCTATAAGGACTTACCTGATTTTAAAATTTCAATGCAGGCATTCATGCAAACCCAAAAGAAATGGAAATGCCGTGAATGTAATCATGAGTGGGAAATCTAATTTACCCTCCACCATATAATAAACATAAAAAAACCAGTCCTGAGGCTGGTTTTTTTATTTACAAAAGTCGGAGATGATTAAACACCGATTTTGCGATATTTTTGACGCTTCGCTACAAGATCATCACCATCACGTTTACGGCGATATTCTTCGAATTCAGCATAGTTACCAGTGAAGAATTCAGGTGTTTCACCTTCGAATGACAAGATGTGCGTTGCAATACGGTCTAGGAACCAACGGTCATGCGAGATCACCATCACAGTACCTGGGAATACCAAAATGGCATCCTCAAGTGCACGCAAGGTTTCGATGTCCAAGTCGTTCGATGGTTCATCCAGCAAAATCACGTTTGCGCCCATTTGCAGGATTTTCGCAAGTTGTAAACGGTTACGCTCACCACCTGATAATTGACCTACACGCTTTTGCTGATCCTGACCTTTAAAGTTAAAGCGACCGATATACGCACGAGATGCAATTTCGTAATCACCAATCTTCAAGATATCTAAACCGCCAGAAACTTCTTCCCAAACGGTTTTGTTGTTATCTAAGGTGTCACGGATCTGACCGACATAAGCCACTTTAACCGATTCACCCAGCGTTACCGTACCGGTATCTGGTTGCTGTTCGCCAGTCATCATACGGAATAGCGTGGTTTTACCCGCACCGTTCTCACCCACGATACCCACAATTGCAGCAGGTGGTACTGTGAACGTTAAATCTTTGTACAGTAAGCGATCACCAAACGATTTACTGATGCCTTCAACTTCTACAACCTTGTTGCCCAGACGTGGGCCAGGTGGAATGTAGATTTCAGAAGTTTCGTTACGTTGCTGGAATTCGCGCGAGTTAAGCTCTTCAAAACGCTCCATACGCGCTTTGTTTTTCTTTTGCTGACCTTTGGCATTAGAACGAACCCATTCAAGTTCTTTTTTCAATGCTTTAGCAAAAGATTCTTCCTGCTTGTTCTCTTGCTCTAAACGGGCATTTTTCTGCTCAAGCCAAGAAGAGTAGTTACCTTGATACGGAATGCCCATACCACGGTCAAGCTCCAGAATCCATTCAGCAACGTTATCCAAGAAGTAACGGTCATGCGTAATAGCGACGATGGTACCCGGGAAGTCTTTCAAGAAACGTTCCAACCAAGATACAGATGAAGCATCTAAATGGTTCGTTGGTTCGTCTAGAAGTAACATATCTGGTTTAGACAGAAGTAATCGGCACAGCGCCACACGACGACGTTCACCACCTGAAAGCTTAGATACATCTGCATCCCAAGCAGGCAAGTTCAATGCTGCAGCTGCTTGATCCATCTGGTTCGCAAGGTTATGCGCATCCCAAGTCTGGATAATCGCTTCAAGCTTCTCTTGCTCTTTCGCAAGTGCATCGAAATCCGCATCTTCTGCTGCATATTCAGCAAAGACTTCATCCAGACGTGCCAAGGCATCAAGCGGTTCACGTAAACCATCTTCGACGTTACCACGAACGTCTTTAGTTTCATCTAAAGGTGGTTCTTGCTCAAGATAACCGATTTTTATACCCGGTTGCGCACGTGCTTCACCAGAGAAATCTTTATCTACGCCCGCCATAATACGAAGCAAGGTAGATTTACCTGCACCGTTTAAACCAAGCACACCAATTTTAGCGCCTGGGAAAAATGATAAGGAGATGTCTTTCAGGATTTCGCGCTTAGGCGGAACCATCTTCGACACTCGGTTCATCGTGTAAATATATTGGGCCACGTAGGACTCCTCAACTGAAAAACCAAATGGGGTTAAAACAACCACCCCAGCTCAAAAATGAGCGAAAAAATAATCGGCTATTATACGCAGAAAGCAGCAAAAACATAAGCCATTGCCATGAACTTGCATGCATTGTTACAAGTTTATTGCTGATGTTTTTTTAAACAACCATTTTCAGTAAAATAACCGGATTAAATCCAGACTGGTATATGAATATTTCATATATTCATTTCAATAAAATTGCACTTTTACTTATATGTAAAAATGCTACACTCAAGCCATAAGCTTAAACAAGAAGATCAAACAGAATGAGTTATAAAGCAGAAACTTTAGCGATTCACGCAGGCTATACCCCCGAAGCAACCACTAAAGCAGTGGCTGTACCAATTTATCAAACCACATCTTATGCCTTTGACAATACACAACATGGGGCCGATTTGTTTGATTTAAAGGTACAGGGAAATATCTATACCCGGATTATGAACCCGACCACTGCAGTACTTGAACAACGTGTAGCAGCGCTTGAGGGTGGAATTGGTGCACTGGCTTTGGCCTCTGGCATGGCTGCGATTACCTATGCAATTCAGACCATTGCTGAAGCTGGGGACAATATTGCTTCGGTATCGACGCTTTACGGAGGTACCTATAATCTTTTTGCGCACACCCTGCCCAAACAAGGTATTGAAGTCCGTTTCTTTGATTATGAAAAACCGGAAAGTCTGCATGACCTGATTGATGAAAAAACCAAACTGGTTTTTGTGGAATCAATTGGTAACCCACTGGGTAATATTATTGATCTGGAAGAAATCTCTAAAATTGCGCACGAATATGGCGTGCCGGTCATTGTCGACAATACTGTTGCCACCCCAGTACTTCAAAAATCTTTCGATTTCGGTGCAGATATTATCGTGCATTCCCTGACCAAATATATCGGTGGTCATGGCAATTCCATTGGCGGCATCATTGTGGATAGCGGCAAATTCCCGTGGGGTAAATATCCTGAACGCTTCCCTGCCCTCAATACACCAGATCCAAGTTACCACGGCGTGAACTATGTTGAAGTTTTGGGGGAAGCAGCATATATCGCACGTGCGCGTGTAGTGCCGCTGCGTAATACCGGCGCTGCGATTAGTCCACAAAATGTGTTTCTGATTCTGCAAGGTCTGGAAACCTTAAGCCTGCGAATGGAACGTCATACCGAAAACGCACTGAAAGTCGCTGAATATCTGCAAAAACATCCTAAAGTGAAATGGGTCAATTACGCTGGCCTGAAAGATCATCCACAGCATGCCTTGGCACAGAAATATGTGAAAGGTAAACCGTCTGCCATTCTGACTTTCGGAGTGCAGCATGGCCTTGAAGGGGGCACACGTTTTATTGATGCCCTGCAACTGTTCACCCGTCTGGTCAATATCGGTGATGCCAAAAGTCTGGCCTGTCATCCTGCCACCACCACCCATCGTCAGCTGAATGCTGAAGAACTGAAATCTGCCGGTGTCAGTGAAGATATGGTACGACTTTCCATTGGAATTGAGCATATTGACGACCTGATTGCCGATCTGGAACAGGCATTGGCCGCCGTTTAAAGCAGTGCTTAGAACTGACCCGAAACCTCATCATTTCTGATGAGGTTTTTTATTTATTTTCTAAAACAGCCACTTGCTTTGCTTTTTATTTTCATGATAAAAGTTAAATGAAATAGCGAACACAAATAGAGCAATTACTCTAATTTTTATTTTAATTTCAATAATTTAATGTATAGATTTTCCTGAAGAATTAGTTATCATATCCATACTCACCTTCGCTCTCGTCTTCTGTTAGAGCGCCATAGACCTTTAATAAAAATAATTTGAACGCAGACTTCAAATTAGGGATAACAAACGTGAAAACTAGACTACTCAAACAACTGGAAAAGTGTGTTGCAGGTAAAACCGTGCTGATTACTGGTGCATCCAGCGGTATTGGCCTAACCACAGCACATCAATTGGCCGATGCAGGTGCCCATGTTTTACTGGTAGCCCGCACACAAGAAACCCTAGAACAAGTAAAATCAGAAATTGAAGCCAAAGGCGGCAAAGCCTCGATATTTCCATGTGATTTAAATGATATGGAAGCCATTGATGAAGTCTCCAAACAGATCATTGCTTCAGTCGACCATATCGATATTCTGATCAATAATGCAGGACGTTCGATTCGCCGTGCGGTACATGAGTCAGTGGATCGTTTCCATGATTTTGAACGTACCATGCAGCTGAATTATTTTGGCGCGGTGCGTCTGGTCATGAATATCCTGCCACAAATGATGATTCGCCGTGCAGGTCATATTATCAATATCAGTTCAATTGGCGTACTGGCTAACGCCACCCGTTTTTCGGCCTATGTTGCCTCAAAAGCAGCATTAGATGCCTTTAGTCGCTGCCTGTCTGCAGAAGTACATTCGCACAAAATTGCAATCACCTCGATCTACATGCCTTTGGTACGCACCCCGATGATTGCACCGACCAAAATCTATAAATATGTACCGACACTTTCTCCGGAACAGGCGGCTGACCTGATTGCCTATGCGATTGTGAAACGTCCGAAGAAAGTCGCCACCGGTTTGGGTCGTCTGGCATCGATCACCTACTCAATAGCCCCAGATATTAACA encodes the following:
- the ftsI gene encoding penicillin-binding protein PBP3, whose protein sequence is MVDKRKKQPVRKKQSVTDKNASNVYINRFYIMWAVVLLCFVTLICRAFYVQIINKDFLQNKANANILRTNTIKAMRGVIYDRNGIPLAISTPIMKIVIDPRDYFDNKKLYDETMLALEKEPNSRKLKRQLPDKNLNLDELADAVGMDRAELRKKMQERPRSRYLILKKEVPPQQAELIMKRNFQGVYTEKNYKRYYPQPQPNSQIIGLTNSEGSGIEGLEMQLNSRLSGKDGEQQIIRDKKGNRVKEPEVIKEVEPGENITLSIDSRLQYIMYRELTAAGVANNARSATAIAVDVKTGEILALSSWPSYNPNDKNSLLNKDAMRNRGAVDSFEPGSTMKPLTVAMALESGKYTANSVVNTTPGSMRVGNHTIRDTHNYGQLTLGGIIQKSSNVGVAKLALSLPYETLPTFYKRLGFGQRSAVKFPGESAGLILPPSKWNVSEVATMSYGYGLNATVLQLADAYAMLANKGVKMPLSLYKLEEQPQGEQMIDAKIADQVLLMMETATLPGGTATRATIPGYRVAGKTGTAHKLRADRKGYSTSEYRALFAGVAPVSDPRIAMVVVVENPQGTYYGGTVSAPVFARVMQESLRLLNVPLDKPLEPPKVQ
- the ftsL gene encoding cell division protein FtsL; translation: MLILMVFISAVFVVFQVFEYRQDNRKLSTYLRERDDLNAEWGRLLIEQQTFGATAQIGTRAVTQLRMYSPPVSQSVVISLPQTSDEKK
- the rsmH gene encoding 16S rRNA (cytosine(1402)-N(4))-methyltransferase RsmH, producing the protein MSHISVLLHETIDALLAGRNTGTYVDGTFGRGGHTRLLLSKLDEHARVYAFDKDPQALAVAAELEQEDSRFKIIHASFADLKDALAELGIEQVDGVMADLGVSSPQLDQAERGFSFMKDGPLDMRMDNSQGPTAAEWLTQIEEEALANIIFKYGEERYSRRIAKAIKAAGYIDTTAKLAEIVKVAHPKWEKNKHAATRTFQAIRIAINKELEDIEIFLPQAVEILKPEARLAVISFHSLEDRLIKQFIQKESTLEEDSGWGMPQQQKDTRRLKKVSRVKASDEEVKANPRSRSAWLRVAERLA
- a CDS encoding sulfate ABC transporter substrate-binding protein, which gives rise to MKTQLKSLFSAALLATGLGMTATASQAADRQFLNVSYDATREFYDEFNKSFGAYWKNRTGLDVNFKQSHGGSGKQARSVVDGLKGDVVTLALANDIEEIVKSGQIQPGWQKEFPHNSAPYTSTIVFMVRKGNPKGIKDWNDLTKPGVQIITPNPKTGGLPRWVYLSAWGYAEKQPGGNKAKAQEFVGKLYKNVKVMDSAARASMTTFAERGIGDVLLTWENEALVTQKTLGKDKFDIVYPSITILTEPSVAIVDRTVEKNGNKWLATGYINYLYSPLGQEMAAKHFYRPRNEKVLAKYSAQFPKIKTFTIDEVFGGWANAQKTHFVNGAIFDQIYNSKR
- a CDS encoding sulfate ABC transporter substrate-binding protein, which produces MKKIIASAILTILVGTAVQNSIAKDFLNVSYDPTREFYQEYNEEFGKFWKQKTGQTVNFKQSHGGSGKQARSVVDGLQADVVTLALANDIEEIVNAGLIEKDWQKEFPSNSAPYTSTIVFLVRKGNPKQIKDWNDLTKAGVDIITPNPKTGGAPRWIYLSAWGYALKQPGGNDAKAKELVKKLYQNVKVLDSGARGSLTTFAERGIGDVLLSWENEALLAMQGLGKDKYDIVYPSISILAEPSVAIVDKNVNKNGNTHLAKGYLNYLYSPKGQELAAKYFFRPRDAKVAAKYSDQFPKIQTFTIDKVFGGWAKAQKTHFVNGAIYDQIYNEKR
- the gltX gene encoding glutamate--tRNA ligase codes for the protein MTVRTRIAPSPTGFPHVGTAYIALFNLCFAKQHGGEFILRIEDTDQLRSTPESEKMILDSLRWLGLNWSEGPDVGGPHAPYRQSERMDIYKNYALELVEKGHAFYCFATAEELDQMRAEQQARGESPRYDGRGLNLTQEEVERRLAAGEPHVIRMKVPTEGVCKFNDMLRGEVEIPWTQVDMQILLKTDGLPTYHLANVVDDHLMQITHVIRGEEWIPSAPKHQLLYQYFGWEMPILCHMPLLRNPDKSKLSKRKNPTSINYYRDIGVLPEALLNYLGRMGWSMPDESEKFTLAEMIEHFDIKRVSLGGPIFDVEKLNWLNGQWIKALSPAELLDTLLAWKADRAKLEEIAAAIQPRINLLSEAVNWSAHYFNHFPTLSKEQFESKKLSDEQVRQSLQFAIWRLESLFTWNNDTVSQTLMDLATQMEIKLRDFMPAFFIAIAGSTASTPVMQTMVTIGPDLTFARLRHALEIVGGPSKKELKVWEKLNESLKLPKNEAVDQA
- the ettA gene encoding energy-dependent translational throttle protein EttA, whose translation is MAQYIYTMNRVSKMVPPKREILKDISLSFFPGAKIGVLGLNGAGKSTLLRIMAGVDKDFSGEARAQPGIKIGYLEQEPPLDETKDVRGNVEDGLREPLDALARLDEVFAEYAAEDADFDALAKEQEKLEAIIQTWDAHNLANQMDQAAAALNLPAWDADVSKLSGGERRRVALCRLLLSKPDMLLLDEPTNHLDASSVSWLERFLKDFPGTIVAITHDRYFLDNVAEWILELDRGMGIPYQGNYSSWLEQKNARLEQENKQEESFAKALKKELEWVRSNAKGQQKKNKARMERFEELNSREFQQRNETSEIYIPPGPRLGNKVVEVEGISKSFGDRLLYKDLTFTVPPAAIVGIVGENGAGKTTLFRMMTGEQQPDTGTVTLGESVKVAYVGQIRDTLDNNKTVWEEVSGGLDILKIGDYEIASRAYIGRFNFKGQDQQKRVGQLSGGERNRLQLAKILQMGANVILLDEPSNDLDIETLRALEDAILVFPGTVMVISHDRWFLDRIATHILSFEGETPEFFTGNYAEFEEYRRKRDGDDLVAKRQKYRKIGV
- a CDS encoding O-acetylhomoserine aminocarboxypropyltransferase/cysteine synthase family protein; amino-acid sequence: MSYKAETLAIHAGYTPEATTKAVAVPIYQTTSYAFDNTQHGADLFDLKVQGNIYTRIMNPTTAVLEQRVAALEGGIGALALASGMAAITYAIQTIAEAGDNIASVSTLYGGTYNLFAHTLPKQGIEVRFFDYEKPESLHDLIDEKTKLVFVESIGNPLGNIIDLEEISKIAHEYGVPVIVDNTVATPVLQKSFDFGADIIVHSLTKYIGGHGNSIGGIIVDSGKFPWGKYPERFPALNTPDPSYHGVNYVEVLGEAAYIARARVVPLRNTGAAISPQNVFLILQGLETLSLRMERHTENALKVAEYLQKHPKVKWVNYAGLKDHPQHALAQKYVKGKPSAILTFGVQHGLEGGTRFIDALQLFTRLVNIGDAKSLACHPATTTHRQLNAEELKSAGVSEDMVRLSIGIEHIDDLIADLEQALAAV